One region of Kytococcus sedentarius DSM 20547 genomic DNA includes:
- a CDS encoding histidine triad nucleotide-binding protein, which yields MTDADCLFCKIVAGEIPNDTVTETEDVLAFRDISPKAPVHVLVVPKQHSTHAGEMAGSEPELLAEVMRVGADVARSEGVAESGYRFVFNCGGDSGQEVFHTHLHVLGGRPLSMAV from the coding sequence ATGACTGACGCCGACTGCCTCTTCTGCAAGATCGTGGCCGGGGAGATCCCCAACGACACCGTCACCGAGACCGAGGACGTGCTGGCCTTCCGGGACATCTCGCCCAAGGCACCGGTCCACGTGCTGGTGGTGCCCAAGCAGCACAGCACCCACGCCGGTGAGATGGCCGGGTCCGAGCCGGAGCTGCTCGCGGAGGTGATGCGGGTGGGCGCCGACGTCGCCCGCTCCGAGGGCGTCGCGGAGTCCGGCTACCGCTTCGTGTTCAACTGCGGTGGCGACTCCGGCCAGGAGGTCTTCCACACCCACCTGCACGTACTGGGTGGACGCCCGCTCAGCATGGCGGTGTGA
- a CDS encoding PhoH family protein produces the protein MSNDPQQTHAPARAASGEPTTSSTITLPEGISIVTLWGPQDELLRTIERAFPHVELLARGDELHLSGPVAEVSLVERVVEEMLVMVRAGHPLTADAVERSIGMLRARTAERPADVLTQNIISSRGRTIRPKTLGQKQYVDAIDGHTIVFGLGPAGTGKTYLAMAKAVAALQAKEVSRIILTRPAVEAGERLGFLPGSLNEKIDPYLRPLYDALHDMVDPDSIPRLMASGTIEVAPLAYMRGRTLNDAFIILDEAQNTSPEQMKMFLTRLGFGSTMVVTGDTTQVDLPGGTRSGLAIVQEILAGVEDVHFSRLTSVDVVRHRLVSRIVEAYGEWDASQQGSRGTGRA, from the coding sequence ATGAGCAACGACCCCCAGCAGACCCACGCCCCGGCACGAGCCGCCTCGGGTGAGCCCACCACGAGTTCCACCATCACCCTTCCCGAGGGCATCTCGATCGTGACCCTGTGGGGTCCGCAGGACGAGTTGCTCCGCACCATCGAACGCGCCTTCCCCCACGTCGAGCTGCTGGCCCGCGGTGATGAGCTGCACCTGTCCGGCCCCGTGGCCGAGGTCTCGCTGGTGGAGCGGGTGGTGGAGGAGATGCTCGTGATGGTGCGTGCAGGCCACCCCCTCACCGCCGATGCGGTGGAGCGCTCGATCGGCATGCTGCGGGCGCGAACGGCGGAGCGCCCCGCGGACGTCCTCACGCAGAACATCATCAGCAGCCGCGGCCGGACCATCCGCCCCAAGACGCTCGGGCAGAAGCAGTACGTGGACGCGATCGACGGGCACACCATCGTGTTCGGCCTCGGCCCGGCGGGCACGGGCAAGACCTACCTGGCCATGGCCAAGGCCGTGGCGGCCCTGCAGGCCAAGGAGGTCAGCCGCATCATCCTGACCCGTCCGGCGGTCGAGGCCGGCGAGCGACTGGGCTTCCTGCCCGGCTCCCTGAACGAGAAGATCGACCCCTACCTCCGCCCCCTGTACGACGCCCTGCACGACATGGTGGACCCGGACTCGATCCCGCGGCTGATGGCCTCGGGCACCATCGAGGTCGCCCCCCTGGCCTACATGCGCGGTCGCACGCTCAACGACGCGTTCATCATCCTCGACGAGGCCCAGAACACCTCGCCGGAGCAGATGAAGATGTTCCTCACCCGGTTGGGCTTCGGCTCCACGATGGTCGTCACCGGCGATACCACCCAGGTGGACCTGCCCGGCGGCACCCGCTCGGGGCTGGCCATCGTGCAGGAGATCCTCGCCGGGGTCGAGGACGTGCACTTCTCCCGCCTCACCAGCGTCGACGTCGTGCGCCACCGCCTGGTCTCCCGCATCGTGGAGGCCTACGGCGAGTGGGACGCCAGCCAGCAGGGCTCCCGGGGCACGGGGCGCGCATGA
- the ybeY gene encoding rRNA maturation RNase YbeY produces MTIEVLVEDDPLTDPDDVVAAAQFAMDTLHVNPAAELCIRFVDAAAIEVLHEQWMDLAGPTDVMSFPMDELRPGTPERPSEPGVLGDIVLCPTVAAEQASRLGHPVGEELLMLTVHGVLHLLGYDHADPDDEREMFTLQAELLTAYLAGSGRTTTAAPRPGAGGER; encoded by the coding sequence ATGACGATCGAGGTCCTCGTCGAGGACGACCCCCTGACGGACCCGGACGACGTCGTGGCCGCGGCGCAGTTCGCCATGGACACCCTCCACGTGAACCCGGCGGCGGAGCTGTGCATCCGCTTCGTCGACGCCGCCGCCATCGAGGTGCTCCACGAGCAGTGGATGGACCTGGCGGGCCCCACCGACGTCATGAGCTTCCCGATGGACGAGCTCCGCCCCGGCACGCCGGAACGGCCCTCCGAGCCCGGCGTCCTGGGCGACATCGTGCTGTGCCCCACGGTGGCAGCCGAGCAGGCCTCCCGCCTGGGCCACCCGGTGGGGGAGGAGCTGCTCATGCTGACCGTGCACGGTGTGCTGCACCTGTTGGGCTACGACCACGCGGACCCGGACGACGAACGAGAGATGTTCACGCTGCAGGCCGAGCTGTTGACCGCGTACCTCGCCGGTTCCGGCCGGACGACGACGGCCGCGCCCCGACCGGGTGCAGGAGGAGAGCGCTGA
- a CDS encoding hemolysin family protein encodes MLGWILGAALVLVALTHLMTMAEAALQRISKRHAESLAQEGRPGGDALARILEDTATHMSVVTFLRVLGECSVAVLLTIAVDRWLDQWWLALLVAVLLVTVVSYVVLGVSPRTLGRQNAEAIALRAAPVVARARTVLGPLSKALIVVGNAVTPGKGFAEGPFENEAEFRDMVDLAGESSVIEAEEREMIHSIFELGDTTARRVMVPRTDMVVIEGHKQLRKVMSLALRSGFSRILVVGEGGTDDILGVVHFKDVVRRVNADPAARESLTAAEVMREATFVPESKNVDQLLREMQVSQTHLVVVIDEYGGTAGLLTIEDILEEIVGEITDEHDRETAESTQLEDGAWRVAASMDVDHLADLFEVSFSEEVTEDVETVGGLLAKLVDRVPIVGSTGDVAGIRLTAERLSGRRHRVATVIAEWIGHGGQVAEHEAAAESAAPAEDEQPEGSGAHAAGPVLDEATAPDMLDQQDDDTPGGLLRLGAPARQTRPLAKEHP; translated from the coding sequence ATGCTGGGTTGGATCCTGGGGGCGGCGCTGGTCTTGGTCGCGTTGACCCACCTGATGACGATGGCCGAGGCGGCGCTGCAGCGCATCAGCAAGCGCCACGCCGAGTCGCTGGCCCAGGAGGGCCGGCCCGGCGGCGATGCCCTGGCCCGCATCCTCGAAGACACCGCCACCCACATGTCGGTGGTGACCTTCCTGCGCGTGCTGGGCGAGTGCAGCGTGGCCGTGCTGCTGACGATCGCCGTCGACCGCTGGCTGGACCAGTGGTGGCTGGCCCTGCTGGTGGCGGTCCTGCTGGTGACGGTCGTGTCCTACGTCGTGCTGGGCGTCTCCCCGCGCACGCTGGGGCGGCAGAACGCCGAGGCCATCGCCCTGCGCGCCGCCCCGGTGGTGGCCCGCGCCCGCACCGTCCTCGGCCCGCTGTCCAAGGCCCTCATCGTGGTCGGCAACGCCGTGACGCCGGGCAAGGGCTTCGCCGAGGGGCCGTTCGAGAACGAGGCCGAGTTCCGCGACATGGTGGACCTCGCCGGCGAGAGCTCGGTGATCGAGGCCGAGGAGCGGGAGATGATCCACTCCATCTTCGAGCTCGGTGACACCACGGCCCGACGGGTGATGGTGCCGCGCACCGACATGGTGGTCATCGAGGGCCACAAGCAGCTGCGCAAGGTGATGAGCCTCGCCCTGCGCTCGGGCTTCTCCCGCATCCTCGTGGTCGGGGAGGGCGGCACCGACGACATCCTGGGCGTCGTGCACTTCAAGGACGTGGTGCGTCGCGTGAACGCCGACCCCGCGGCGCGCGAGTCCCTCACCGCGGCCGAGGTCATGCGCGAGGCCACCTTCGTGCCCGAGAGCAAGAACGTCGACCAGCTCCTGCGGGAGATGCAGGTGAGCCAGACCCACCTGGTGGTCGTCATCGACGAGTACGGCGGGACGGCCGGACTGCTCACCATCGAGGACATCCTGGAGGAGATCGTCGGCGAGATCACCGACGAGCACGACCGCGAGACCGCCGAGTCGACGCAGCTCGAGGACGGCGCGTGGCGGGTGGCTGCCTCCATGGACGTGGACCACCTCGCCGACCTGTTCGAGGTGTCCTTCAGCGAGGAGGTCACCGAGGACGTGGAGACGGTTGGGGGACTGCTGGCGAAGCTGGTGGACCGCGTGCCGATCGTCGGGAGCACCGGCGACGTGGCCGGCATCCGCCTCACGGCCGAGCGTCTCTCGGGGCGTCGCCACCGCGTGGCCACGGTCATCGCCGAGTGGATCGGCCACGGCGGGCAGGTCGCGGAGCACGAGGCCGCCGCCGAGTCCGCGGCACCGGCGGAGGACGAGCAGCCCGAGGGCTCCGGGGCCCACGCCGCAGGACCCGTCCTGGACGAGGCCACCGCACCGGACATGCTGGACCAGCAGGACGACGACACCCCGGGCGGCCTGCTCCGGCTGGGCGCACCCGCCCGCCAGACCCGCCCCCTTGCCAAGGAGCACCCATGA
- the era gene encoding GTPase Era, producing the protein MTIPAGFPDDFRAGFVCFVGRPNAGKSTLTNALVGQKIAITSNKPQTTRHTVRGIIGDEASQIVVVDTPGLHKPRTLLGQRLNDVVRETLLDVDVIGFCMPADQKPGPGDKYIAAELEELRRGRRTPIIAIATKADLVSRDQLAEHLMAIDQLGDFDEIVPCSAVNGEQLDVVRRLITEKLPLSPPLYPEDVLTDEPTDVMIAELVREAALEGVRDEMPHSLAVVVEEMLPREDRPADKPLMDVRVNVFVERPSQKAIIIGKGGSRLREVGTTSRKAIEELLGQRVHLDLHVKVAKDWQRDPKQLQRLGF; encoded by the coding sequence ATGACGATCCCCGCAGGATTCCCCGACGACTTCCGGGCAGGCTTCGTCTGCTTCGTCGGCCGCCCCAACGCGGGCAAGTCCACGCTCACCAATGCGCTGGTGGGGCAGAAGATTGCCATCACCTCCAACAAGCCGCAGACCACGCGCCACACGGTGCGCGGCATCATCGGTGACGAGGCCAGCCAGATCGTGGTGGTCGACACCCCCGGTCTGCACAAGCCCCGCACCCTGCTGGGGCAGCGCCTCAACGACGTGGTGCGCGAGACGCTCCTGGACGTGGACGTCATCGGCTTCTGCATGCCGGCCGACCAGAAGCCGGGCCCGGGTGACAAGTACATCGCCGCCGAGCTCGAGGAGCTGCGCCGCGGGCGGCGCACGCCGATCATCGCCATCGCGACCAAGGCCGACCTCGTCTCCCGCGACCAGCTGGCTGAGCACCTCATGGCCATCGACCAGCTGGGCGACTTCGACGAGATCGTCCCCTGCTCGGCGGTCAACGGCGAGCAGCTCGACGTGGTCCGCCGCCTGATCACCGAGAAGCTCCCGCTCTCGCCGCCCCTCTACCCCGAGGACGTGCTCACCGACGAGCCGACCGACGTGATGATCGCCGAGCTCGTGCGCGAGGCGGCCCTGGAGGGCGTGCGCGACGAGATGCCGCACAGCCTGGCGGTGGTGGTCGAGGAGATGCTCCCGCGCGAGGACCGGCCCGCGGACAAGCCGCTCATGGACGTGCGGGTCAACGTCTTCGTGGAGCGCCCCAGCCAGAAGGCCATCATCATCGGCAAGGGTGGCTCGAGGCTCCGCGAGGTGGGCACCACGTCCCGCAAGGCCATCGAGGAGCTCCTTGGACAGCGGGTGCACCTGGACCTGCACGTCAAGGTGGCCAAGGACTGGCAGCGCGACCCCAAGCAACTGCAGCGCCTGGGTTTCTGA
- a CDS encoding alpha-ketoglutarate-dependent dioxygenase AlkB: MLVRQAVAAATQGSLFDQETTLGLRSLAGAVVRQHLTDGAWVDVRPGWLTGSEQLCAELVTTVPWQAERRRMYDRVVDTPRLLRFYGPGAALPHPVLREAREALTAHYAAEAGAPPFTTAGLCLYRDEHDSVAWHGDRVGRGATHDTLVAILSTGAPRRLLLRPRGGGATRTLQVGHGDLVVMGGSCQRTWEHAVPKEHHRTGPRVSIQFRPAGVR; this comes from the coding sequence ATGCTCGTACGACAGGCGGTGGCGGCCGCAACCCAGGGGTCCTTGTTCGACCAGGAGACGACGCTCGGACTCCGCTCCCTGGCGGGCGCGGTCGTCCGGCAGCACCTGACCGACGGTGCGTGGGTGGACGTGCGGCCGGGGTGGTTGACGGGCTCTGAACAGCTGTGCGCCGAGCTGGTGACCACCGTCCCCTGGCAGGCCGAGCGCCGGCGCATGTACGACCGCGTGGTGGACACGCCGCGCCTGCTGCGCTTCTACGGGCCGGGAGCGGCCCTGCCCCACCCCGTGCTGCGCGAGGCCCGCGAGGCCCTGACGGCCCACTACGCGGCGGAGGCCGGCGCGCCGCCCTTCACCACCGCCGGGCTCTGCCTGTACCGCGACGAGCACGACTCCGTGGCCTGGCACGGCGACCGGGTGGGCCGTGGGGCGACCCACGACACCCTGGTCGCGATCCTGTCCACCGGGGCACCCCGCCGGTTGCTGCTGCGCCCCCGGGGCGGCGGCGCCACCCGCACGCTGCAGGTGGGCCACGGCGACCTCGTGGTCATGGGCGGCTCCTGCCAACGCACCTGGGAGCACGCGGTCCCCAAGGAACACCACCGCACGGGCCCCCGCGTCAGCATCCAGTTCCGGCCCGCCGGGGTGCGCTGA
- the recO gene encoding DNA repair protein RecO has product MPLYRDAAIVLRTHPLGEADRIVTLLGHQRGKVRAVAKGVRRTRSRFGARLEPAMVVDVQCYEGRTLDTITQAEGLAAYGEAIARDYPRWVCSTVMCETADSLVDEGETSPQQFRLLAGALSALAVGQWPADLLLDGYLLRAMAIAGWPMMARDCARCGAPGPHRAFHVAAGGAVCPSCRTAGAEAPHPDSFTMLHALGESDWGTVRGLLGGARSDACRREVHSLVTGHVQWHTERNVRSVRHLDLEDLLSREPSSGPAAAPDQTAPDQPVPSHTTPGA; this is encoded by the coding sequence ATGCCCCTCTACCGCGACGCCGCCATCGTGCTGCGCACGCACCCCCTGGGTGAGGCCGACCGCATCGTGACCCTCTTGGGCCACCAGCGGGGCAAGGTGCGGGCCGTGGCCAAGGGGGTGCGGCGCACGCGCTCCCGGTTCGGTGCGCGGCTCGAGCCGGCAATGGTGGTCGACGTGCAGTGCTACGAGGGCCGCACCCTCGACACGATCACCCAGGCCGAGGGGCTGGCGGCCTACGGCGAGGCGATCGCGCGGGACTACCCCCGGTGGGTCTGCTCCACGGTGATGTGCGAGACCGCTGACAGCCTGGTGGACGAGGGGGAGACCTCCCCGCAGCAGTTCCGCCTCCTGGCCGGGGCCCTGTCCGCCCTGGCAGTGGGCCAGTGGCCCGCCGACCTCCTGCTGGACGGGTACCTGCTGCGCGCCATGGCGATCGCCGGGTGGCCGATGATGGCGCGCGACTGTGCGCGGTGCGGCGCTCCCGGCCCGCACCGCGCGTTCCACGTGGCCGCCGGGGGAGCGGTGTGCCCCAGCTGCCGGACGGCCGGCGCCGAGGCCCCGCACCCGGACAGCTTCACGATGCTGCACGCGCTGGGGGAGTCCGACTGGGGCACGGTCCGTGGTCTGCTGGGTGGCGCCCGGTCCGATGCGTGCCGGCGCGAGGTGCACTCCCTGGTGACCGGGCACGTGCAGTGGCACACCGAGCGCAACGTCCGCTCGGTGCGGCACCTGGACCTGGAGGACCTGCTCTCCCGCGAGCCCAGCAGCGGACCCGCGGCCGCCCCCGACCAGACAGCCCCCGACCAGCCCGTCCCGTCCCACACCACCCCCGGAGCCTGA
- a CDS encoding isoprenyl transferase, whose protein sequence is MSHADPYPHPSGARPPALAPQELPQHVAVVMDGNGRWANERGLPRTAGHEAGEAALLDVVAGAIEAGVPNLSAYAFSTENWRRSPEEVRFLMGFNRAVIRRRRDQLNAWGVRMRWIGRRPRLWRGVIKELEAAEQMTRDNDRLTLYFCVNYGGRAELVDGVRSIAQEVAAGRLTPGGITAATITKHLYDPRMPDVDLFLRSSGEHRTSNFLLWQSAYAELDFPETLWPDFDRRHLWAALERYAGRDRRFGGAVDRPQEQSEQRP, encoded by the coding sequence ATGTCCCACGCCGACCCCTACCCCCACCCCTCGGGGGCCCGCCCGCCCGCGCTGGCCCCGCAGGAGCTGCCGCAGCACGTGGCGGTGGTGATGGACGGCAACGGTCGCTGGGCCAACGAGCGCGGGTTGCCGAGGACCGCGGGCCACGAGGCGGGGGAGGCCGCGCTGCTGGACGTGGTGGCCGGGGCGATCGAGGCCGGCGTGCCGAACCTGTCGGCCTACGCGTTCTCCACCGAGAACTGGCGTCGGTCGCCCGAGGAGGTGCGTTTCCTGATGGGCTTCAACCGTGCGGTGATCCGCCGCCGGCGAGACCAGCTGAACGCCTGGGGGGTGCGGATGCGGTGGATCGGCCGCCGCCCGCGGCTGTGGCGTGGGGTCATCAAGGAGCTCGAGGCCGCCGAGCAGATGACCCGTGACAACGACCGGCTCACCCTGTACTTCTGCGTGAACTACGGTGGGCGGGCCGAGCTCGTCGACGGGGTGCGTTCGATCGCGCAGGAGGTGGCGGCCGGTCGGCTGACCCCTGGCGGCATCACCGCAGCCACCATCACCAAGCACCTCTACGACCCCCGGATGCCGGACGTCGACCTGTTCCTGCGCAGTTCGGGCGAGCACCGCACCAGCAACTTCCTGCTGTGGCAGAGCGCCTACGCAGAGCTGGACTTCCCCGAGACCCTCTGGCCGGACTTCGACCGCCGCCACCTGTGGGCCGCGCTGGAGCGCTACGCCGGGCGGGACCGCCGGTTCGGGGGAGCGGTCGACCGCCCTCAGGAGCAGTCGGAGCAGCGTCCGTAG
- a CDS encoding Fur family transcriptional regulator, whose amino-acid sequence MTTAVRRTRQQLAILEALTAREDFVAAQELHAAMGRDGHKVGLATVYRALQTFDEAGEVDSILTETGESLYRACRTPQHHHHLLCRECGTAVEIDGPVVEQWTETIAREHGFTEPTHTIEIYGRCSDCS is encoded by the coding sequence ATGACCACCGCCGTGCGGCGCACCCGCCAGCAGCTCGCCATCCTGGAGGCGCTCACGGCCCGCGAGGACTTCGTGGCCGCCCAGGAACTGCACGCCGCGATGGGGCGCGACGGCCACAAGGTCGGCCTGGCCACCGTCTACCGGGCGTTGCAGACCTTCGACGAGGCCGGCGAGGTGGACTCGATCCTCACCGAGACCGGTGAGTCGCTCTACCGGGCCTGCAGGACCCCGCAGCACCACCACCACCTGCTCTGCCGCGAGTGCGGGACGGCCGTGGAGATCGACGGGCCGGTGGTGGAGCAGTGGACCGAGACCATCGCTCGAGAGCACGGGTTCACCGAGCCCACGCACACCATCGAGATCTACGGACGCTGCTCCGACTGCTCCTGA
- a CDS encoding metal ABC transporter permease, translated as MAEMLQFEFMQRALLAALLVGVVAPMVGIFIVQRGLSMIGDALGHVALAGVGIGLVMHTQPVWSALVVAVAAALLIETLRARGGTGSDVVIALMLHAGIALGVVLLSTSPAAGGAGLENYLFGAITTTTRADLVTFAVLGLVVVAATTLLRPRLFAVAQDEEYSRSQGLPVTALNMLLSALVAVTIVMSMRVVGLLLISALMVVPNAAAQRLTRGFAAAWWCAIAIGAVSAVGGVTLSYSHDLPSGGTIVLVTVAIYAAVIVATEVMHRVRIGRHRRATTNEHHEHEHHPDCGHTPVPHGDHVDYLHGDHLHHPHAGHYDERPLDAEEAR; from the coding sequence ATGGCTGAGATGCTCCAGTTCGAGTTCATGCAGCGCGCCCTCCTGGCCGCGCTGCTCGTCGGCGTCGTCGCCCCCATGGTGGGCATCTTCATCGTGCAGCGCGGGCTGAGCATGATCGGCGACGCGCTGGGCCACGTGGCCCTGGCCGGCGTCGGCATCGGGCTGGTGATGCACACGCAGCCCGTCTGGTCGGCCCTGGTGGTCGCGGTCGCCGCGGCCCTCCTCATCGAGACGCTCCGCGCGCGCGGCGGAACCGGCAGCGACGTGGTGATCGCGCTGATGCTGCACGCGGGCATCGCGCTGGGTGTGGTGCTCCTGAGCACCAGCCCGGCCGCAGGTGGAGCAGGCCTGGAGAACTACCTGTTCGGTGCGATCACCACCACCACACGCGCGGACCTCGTGACCTTCGCCGTCCTCGGGCTGGTGGTGGTGGCGGCCACCACGCTGCTGCGTCCGCGGCTGTTCGCCGTGGCGCAGGACGAGGAGTACAGCCGCTCCCAGGGGCTCCCGGTGACCGCGCTGAACATGCTCCTGTCCGCCCTGGTGGCGGTGACGATCGTGATGTCGATGCGGGTGGTCGGGCTGCTGCTGATCTCGGCCCTGATGGTGGTGCCCAACGCAGCGGCCCAGCGGCTCACCCGCGGATTCGCGGCCGCGTGGTGGTGCGCCATCGCCATCGGTGCCGTCTCGGCCGTGGGCGGCGTGACCCTCAGCTACAGCCACGACCTCCCCTCCGGAGGGACCATCGTGCTGGTCACCGTGGCGATCTACGCCGCGGTGATCGTCGCCACCGAGGTGATGCACCGGGTGCGCATCGGCCGCCACCGGCGCGCCACCACCAACGAGCACCACGAGCACGAGCACCACCCGGACTGTGGCCACACCCCCGTCCCCCACGGCGACCACGTGGACTACCTTCACGGGGACCACCTGCACCACCCCCACGCGGGGCACTACGACGAACGACCGCTCGATGCCGAGGAGGCCCGATGA
- a CDS encoding metal ABC transporter ATP-binding protein, with protein sequence MREALTLDGAVYGHDGHPAVGPVDLRIPAGQSVALTGPNGSGKSTLARGLLGLNDHLAGTATLLGTPLRQLQDRTRIGYVPQHHTVADRIHATVGEVILAGRVPALPWWRRPGRADREATARAAADVGLDDRLHHNLADLSGGQRRRALLARALVSQPDLVILDEPTAGVDLANQRLLAHLLRRLGQGGLTMLVVTHELDPLADALDRVLTLTGGRLTDDRAMEAPHG encoded by the coding sequence ATGAGAGAGGCCCTGACACTCGACGGCGCGGTCTACGGGCACGACGGGCACCCTGCTGTCGGCCCGGTGGACCTCCGCATCCCTGCCGGGCAGAGCGTGGCCCTGACTGGCCCCAACGGGTCCGGCAAGAGCACCCTGGCCCGGGGGCTGCTCGGGCTCAACGACCACCTGGCCGGCACGGCGACCCTGCTGGGCACGCCCCTGCGGCAGCTCCAGGACCGCACCCGCATCGGCTACGTCCCGCAGCACCACACGGTCGCCGACCGGATCCACGCCACCGTGGGCGAGGTGATCCTGGCCGGGCGCGTCCCCGCCCTCCCCTGGTGGCGCCGTCCCGGCCGCGCCGACCGGGAGGCAACGGCGCGCGCGGCGGCGGACGTCGGGCTCGACGACCGCCTGCACCACAACCTCGCCGACCTCTCCGGGGGTCAACGTCGGCGGGCCCTGCTGGCCCGGGCCCTGGTGAGCCAGCCGGACCTGGTGATCCTGGACGAGCCGACCGCCGGGGTCGACCTGGCCAACCAGCGCCTGCTGGCCCACCTGCTGCGGCGACTGGGCCAGGGAGGGTTGACGATGCTGGTGGTCACGCACGAGCTGGACCCCCTGGCCGACGCCCTGGACCGTGTACTCACCCTGACCGGGGGGCGCCTGACCGACGACCGCGCGATGGAGGCCCCGCATGGCTGA